A region of Lycium barbarum isolate Lr01 chromosome 1, ASM1917538v2, whole genome shotgun sequence DNA encodes the following proteins:
- the LOC132643751 gene encoding uncharacterized protein At2g39795, mitochondrial, whose protein sequence is MAAFVRASGRSLVSQFWRRNASQAIEKSPFESNILRIVRNEIQYQLDYAPPHPPATKFNTFMVEDRPGEQWITLRRKFGKDEHIKIEATMIDGAITVPKASDENLREDVRLHISVLVDIWKGEGSEFLEFVCSSWPNSLEIQKAYVLRSDGSQAQTYMGPNIKDLNSGFRDGLNEFLKARGINDELSAFLHEFMMNKDRTEAIGWLRKIQSFIEN, encoded by the exons ATGGCGGCATTTGTTCGAGCATCTGGTAGATCACTTGTCTCCCAATTTTGGAGGAGGAACGCATCACAGGCAATTGAAAAATCACCATTTGAATCAAACATACTGAGAATAGTGCGCAATGAAATCCAGTATCAGTTGGATTACGCCCCTCCTCACCCG CCTGCTACAAAGTTTAATACATTTATGGTGGAAGATCGGCCAGGCGAGCAGTGGATTACCTTGAGGAGAAAATTCGGCAAGGATGAACATATCAAAATCGAGGCAACGATGATTGATGGAGCAATTACTGTTCCAAAAGCAAGTGATGAGAATTTAAGGGAAGATGTGCGGCTTCATATAAGTGTGCTGGTTGACATATGGAAGGGTGAAGGTAGTGAGTTCTTAGAGTTCGTTTGTTCATCCTGGCCAAATTCCTTGGAAATTCAGAAAGCTTACGTACTCAGAAGCGATGGTTCTCAAGCTCAGACTTATATGGGGCCCAATATTAA GGATTTGAACAGTGGCTTCCGAGATGGCCTAAATGAATTCCTAAAGGCAAGAGGGATAAATGACGAGCTTTCTGCATTCCTTCATGAATTTATGATGAATAAGGATAGAACTGAAgcaattggttggttgagaaaaatccagtcttttatcgaaaattag